Within Xiphias gladius isolate SHS-SW01 ecotype Sanya breed wild chromosome 5, ASM1685928v1, whole genome shotgun sequence, the genomic segment atgaaaaaataaacacacacaagagcaTAAATGACACTGGTACCTCACTGGTTCATCTCTGAGTGCAGCTAACCAGATTCctcttttcctgctgtttctaATTCTTTGGGTTGTAGTCACCTGATATTAACTCAGTTGTAATAAACCCAAAGCATGCTAGAGATTGCCCTCTTGTGTTTATATTCTACAATGCAACATCTCTGAACATCAACAGCAGAGTAATGACAGATTGATTAGTACACTTTTTAATCGTGATTGGAGTCTAGCTCAGAAGAAGAAACTCTGAAAGACTTGAAAAGGATCAACTGCATTTCAGAGCACAGAACCTTGATTGATTGCTGTAGTCATGTTTACAAAGACCAGACATAACTCTGCCCCTGCTATCCAAAAGATTCTGGAAAAGTTCACTTTAAAGATCCCACAACTACAAAATGAGGCGAATTACCAAATGAGCACAATATACATAATCTCATTTGTGCTAAATCTATCAATGTAAATTTAAGATTATACATTTAGGAATGAGAATCTGAGAAAGGTTAACAGCTATCCTCCTCTAGTAATTTCCCCAAAACTTTACACTTTACTGAGGGAATCCACCTCTAGCTCTGTTGTGTGGAACACCCCTCTACCCCTCTTTACTGAAtgtctgattttatttaataaaatggaTTTGATCTATTTGGCATTATCCCAATCAATActtattttatacacatttaaatataatggagtataaagtataatatttccctctcaATGTAGTAGCATACAACCGGTTAGTCTTACTAAATGCGATTATATCAGTAAAGTGTTGGTACCTAAAAACTATGCTGTACCATGGGGACAAACAGCATACATAAAAGAGTTATTTGAGACCTAGTATTTATTTCAACGAACATTTGCCTTCAATGGCTGCACTCTAGTCTGACTCCTTGGAGGGTCTGGAGATGTAGGAGACCTGAGCTGGGTCACTAGATGAGTTGTCCCTTTGACACATGGCTCTACTTTGTTGTTCATCAATTCTTCTTCGCCTTCATCCCCCCAGGAGCGGATGTTCTGCTGAGCTGAGCGACGGTTCACCCGTCCTAATGCCTTGTCCCTCTCTAAAGTCACCATCACGGTCTGCTTTAAAActgctttgtatttttcattcatccGCTTTACTCCAAGCTCGTAGCTGTTGCATTGAACCTTGAGCTTTCTCATCTCCTCGATGAGCCTGTTTTTCTCCTGGACAACACGCTTATGCTGCAGCCGATGGAAGTCTCTGGCTTTCTTGACCCTCACTAGAGTCTCACCCGCAGTAGAGGCTGTCAGCCTGTACTCCTCCCTCTCCCGCTGGGCGTTTTTCAGCTCGCTGTCCAGACGCTGGTTGTTAGTGTACACGTCCGGTACCCCACCGACCCGCTCCGCATACACCAGCCCTTTCTGCACCATCTCGGTCCACTCAGTCTGAAAACAGtcaagtgtttttgtcattccCATTTGGAGGAGAAAGTTTCGTAAAAAGTCATCAACAGCTTTAGGTTGGTGTTTGTTGTTGGTTGCGTTTGGCCCGGGAGCAGCCCGAGCATTGGCATCTGCCTGGCTTTGGATTGCTTTCATCGTCGATTCTAAGTCTTCTTCCCCTTCTGTTAAACTCCAGTCATCTTCTAGAGATACTTCTTCATATTTAAAGTCATCATCACTCTCAGTGGGAACACTCGCGTCCTCTTTTTCTTGATTATTGTTAGTCGCGctcattgtttcatttgacaCAGCCAGCGAGAGAGCGTTTAATGTTACTATGGTGATGAGTCGGACCTTCAACGCGAGATTTCAGTAGATCACATTGGACCCAGTATTCCATatgtcaaaaaaacaatcatGGCGGATTACCGAGAGGCGCCCTTGGCCACTCGGCCAAAAACATTGGATCCAGATGAATATTTCAACCTCTCGCCGGAGCAGAGACGTGCCGAAGAAGACAGGGCAGCAGTACGAGCGAATCTGAAAAGGCAGTATCAGACGCAACTCAATAATCCGCACAGAAAAGAGCTCATTGTAAGTTGGCTGCTTGCTAGCTAGCAATGTCACCCTTAAAAAAAGACTCAGGCTAATTGCTGAGATGCTAACGGTAGCATGTCAGGGGCACACAGCATTAACACACTAACCAAACTTCATACAATATAGTGTCcatgtttatttgtctgtatttctgAATAAAGTTGCGGGGCTATATGCTAGCACGGACGTCTTATTTTTGATTAAAGTTTGTGAATAACGCTAGCTAGCTAAAACAGAAGTGATTGAAACGCTGTCAGACTTTATAAGTGCTTTATTCGAGCCTAGCCCCTCTGGCATCCACTGAAACACATAGCTAGTTTAAAGACTTGAGGCCCTGTTCAATATTTTTCCCCGAAAATGTATGTGCGGAGAGGACTGTTGTAATTTAATCATCTGTGCAAGCTTAAGATGAACTGCAGTAtacaatgtattttaaatgccagttttatcattttagtCAAGTGCTGCAGTGTTACTTAGCACTTGACATGCCGTAAGTACATGCACCATACATTACATTGCTACATTTCAGCAGAGggaaacatcattttaaatggtAGTATTGATATTTGCTAGATACTCAGCCCTTCAAGACTCAGTTTAAACGGGGAGATCATTGACATTTCATTGCGTACCTTTCTCTATACAGGAAGACCCTGCACTGACACGCTGGGTGTATGCACGTGCCAACCCCTACTTATACTTCAAGCCCACATACAAGACATCTCTGTTGGGTACAATGTTTGGAGTTGTGCCACTCTTCGCCCTCTACTACATCTTCAAGACAGACAGGGTATGAGGAAAAAATGCAATGAACTGTCTTTACTTGATTATCACAGTGTTTAATGAATGACAGAGAGTAACTCTCCTTAAGCAGTAGGTCTAATAACCACTCAGTCTTTTTTGCTGTGTACAACAGATACAGTGGcacatgtttttgtctgtttccagAACCAAATATACATAAATTGTGGCATAACACTTAAAATATTGGTAGTTTACAGAACCATTTATTCACAGTTTTGGTCCCACTGACTGTCTTTAGGCTAGTATAAAGAGAAAGTGACTGACCAAAGCAGAAGCTGAATAgtaaacaaaagttaaaaaaaaaaaaaaaaaacacgtccaCATACTGTTGTGGTTAACGTCCTTTCTCTCAGGGGCTGCCATTGTGCTGCAGGTGTCATGAGTTTCATTTTCAATCCCTACTGCTGTCTTCTTTTCAGAGCATCTATCTGCTGTTATATTGCCAGTTCTCTGTAATCTATGATTTTGCTTGACATAATGCAGTGAACAACATAGTATTGGCGAGAACAAAAGGTAATTTTACCATGTTACATCACTAATATTAGTTTCATTAACAAATCTAATAAACTGACTATGCCATTTACAAGAATACTTTTGTCTAAAATAATCCTCAAATGTAACACTTGGTCATGAATTGCATCATAGGCATCTGAAAAGCTTTTTAGTTGTGGATTGGGACTTATATTCTAAAATGGACCTGTAATTATTATTTCCTTGTAGGTGCACAGTTgatctgattttctttttttcacaattcCATTCACATTAGAAATAAGTGCTTCATTTGAAATGCTGCctgctttcattttcctccccaTTATCATGGAAATTCAGCCTCTAAGTCCTTGCCCATAGAAATTCCAGTGAGAATATGGTGCAATTTTCACACTGCTGCACGATCATGTtcgtctccctctctccgctGGGAAGAAAAAAGCTGCTTGAAAGTCATGAAACGTGTGGCTGAGAAAATGTCTGGAAAGTGCAGAGGGTGAGGGTGATACGACTTTGTTGCTATGGAAACTGTATTAACCAtaatctgtttgtctgttttatagGATCAGAAGGAGGAGCAGATTAAGGCTGGAACCCTCGAACGCAAGTTTAGTTTGTCATCATGAGCTCCGATGTATAAAGACCTCCTGTATGTTCTAGTGATGATGTCAGTgcatataattattattaaacaattaaaattatattgtCGAAAACAATTGTGTGGCTTCGATTGCTGAGGCAAAAGTGTGATGGATAGGAAAAATGAGCATGAGCCTGTGAATGTGCTCACAATTTGTGTCCACAGACGAGGGTAATGCACACACATAGTATTAGAGCAGCATATTAGTAGACAGTGTGACAAGGTTATTGCTGATACTAAGATCACAAGCTAAAATCATTGTCACatcaatgaaaaatatgcaCAGGGAAAGTAAAGATACATTTGTGTTCATCGTCAGTAACCAATGAGGTTCCCTTTAGCTCAAGAACAACCATTGTGGCTACTAATTACAATTAAGGAATAATGATAAATTTAGTTGAACAGTCCCACAAGTAGAGAAAAGTAATCAAGGCAGTGAAATGACTCATTGATGTCTGCTCTACaggaatgtacagtatacaacaaaacgGAGTACACTCCTGGTCAATGTCACTAAAATGCTAAGTAACTACAAATCCTGTCAATTTAATGCAGTTGTATTTGGTTTTAGCCTAAACTCAAGAAAAATGAAGCTAAGTAATtcaagaaacagaaatgtttgactaatttATGAAAAGTCCATATTAAAGAACCATTTGCAACAAGTCAGTACACCCTTCTTTAGtgaattggtttttttttggggggggggggggttgttttatttcttttaaatattttgtacattcatatttatttttgatgacagatttggTCCTCCTTGGCATGGATGATACCAGTtttgcacaaatctgtggagagat encodes:
- the LOC120790191 gene encoding sperm-associated antigen 16 protein-like, encoding MSATNNNQEKEDASVPTESDDDFKYEEVSLEDDWSLTEGEEDLESTMKAIQSQADANARAAPGPNATNNKHQPKAVDDFLRNFLLQMGMTKTLDCFQTEWTEMVQKGLVYAERVGGVPDVYTNNQRLDSELKNAQREREEYRLTASTAGETLVRVKKARDFHRLQHKRVVQEKNRLIEEMRKLKVQCNSYELGVKRMNEKYKAVLKQTVMVTLERDKALGRVNRRSAQQNIRSWGDEGEEELMNNKVEPCVKGTTHLVTQLRSPTSPDPPRSQTRVQPLKANVR
- the ndufb4 gene encoding NADH dehydrogenase [ubiquinone] 1 beta subcomplex subunit 4; this translates as MADYREAPLATRPKTLDPDEYFNLSPEQRRAEEDRAAVRANLKRQYQTQLNNPHRKELIEDPALTRWVYARANPYLYFKPTYKTSLLGTMFGVVPLFALYYIFKTDRDQKEEQIKAGTLERKFSLSS